One genomic region from uncultured Subdoligranulum sp. encodes:
- a CDS encoding cobyric acid synthase, with the protein MSQIHHARCIMVQGTMSGAGKSLLCTALCRIFAQDGLRVAPFKSQNMALNSYVTREGLEMGRAQVVQAQAAGVEPDVRMNPVLLKPCSDTGSQVIVRGEVRGQMPAAEYFRYKKQLIPEILEAYESLAQTCDVVVVEGAGSPAEINLKQDDIVNMGLARMINAPVLLTGDIDRGGVFAQLYGTVALLEPEERARIGGLVINKFRGDPAILAPGLAMLEEKTRLPVLGVVPFMDLDIDEEDSLAPCLEERSVHKPVDVAVIRLLRLSNFTDFTPLEAHPVLGIRYVQDVSSLGHPDFIILPGTKNTMEDLLWLRQNGLEAAIRKLAAAGTPILGVCGGYQMLGRTLQDPWGVEGGEAGRTLRGLGLLPMDTVFTRQKTRTRVQATVLQQPFAGAQLDGYEIHMGNTRGAGTPFCRLQDGTPEGCCQGQVFGTYLHGLFDTGELTVRLADWLCRRKGLTVQQAAPIDHEAYQQQQFDALAKGVREALDIQAIYRLMEEYR; encoded by the coding sequence ATGAGCCAGATACATCATGCCCGCTGCATCATGGTGCAGGGAACAATGTCGGGCGCCGGAAAGAGCCTGCTGTGCACGGCCCTTTGCCGTATTTTTGCACAGGACGGGCTGCGTGTGGCCCCCTTTAAAAGCCAGAACATGGCGCTGAACAGCTATGTGACGCGCGAGGGACTGGAAATGGGACGTGCACAGGTGGTGCAGGCCCAGGCTGCTGGCGTGGAACCCGACGTGCGGATGAATCCTGTGCTGCTCAAACCCTGCAGCGACACGGGCAGTCAGGTGATTGTCCGGGGAGAGGTGCGAGGCCAGATGCCCGCAGCGGAGTATTTCCGCTACAAAAAGCAGCTGATTCCGGAAATTCTGGAGGCCTATGAAAGCCTGGCACAAACCTGCGATGTGGTCGTGGTGGAGGGGGCCGGCAGTCCGGCAGAAATCAATCTGAAGCAGGACGATATCGTGAATATGGGACTGGCCAGAATGATCAACGCCCCGGTGCTGCTGACCGGAGACATTGACCGGGGCGGTGTGTTTGCCCAGCTGTATGGAACGGTAGCCCTGCTGGAGCCGGAGGAACGGGCGCGGATCGGCGGACTGGTCATCAACAAATTCCGCGGCGACCCGGCCATCCTGGCGCCGGGACTGGCCATGCTGGAAGAGAAGACCCGTTTGCCGGTGCTTGGTGTGGTGCCTTTCATGGATCTGGACATTGACGAGGAGGATTCCCTGGCACCGTGTCTGGAAGAGCGCTCCGTGCATAAACCTGTGGACGTGGCCGTGATCCGGCTGCTCCGTCTTTCCAATTTTACAGATTTTACCCCGCTGGAAGCCCACCCGGTGCTGGGGATCCGGTACGTGCAGGATGTTTCCTCGCTGGGACATCCCGACTTCATCATTCTGCCGGGAACCAAAAATACCATGGAGGATCTGCTCTGGCTGCGGCAGAATGGTCTTGAAGCGGCCATCCGCAAACTGGCTGCGGCGGGCACCCCGATTCTCGGTGTCTGCGGCGGCTACCAGATGCTGGGGCGGACACTGCAGGATCCCTGGGGCGTGGAGGGCGGCGAAGCCGGACGCACACTGCGGGGCCTCGGACTGCTGCCCATGGATACCGTATTCACACGGCAGAAAACGCGCACCCGTGTACAGGCCACTGTGCTGCAGCAACCGTTTGCGGGAGCGCAGCTGGATGGATATGAGATCCATATGGGAAACACACGGGGGGCGGGAACACCGTTCTGCCGTCTGCAGGATGGAACCCCGGAAGGCTGCTGCCAGGGGCAGGTATTTGGTACCTATCTGCATGGCCTGTTTGATACTGGCGAGTTGACGGTCAGGCTGGCTGACTGGCTTTGCCGTCGCAAGGGCCTGACGGTACAGCAGGCGGCGCCCATCGACCACGAGGCGTACCAGCAGCAACAGTTTGATGCCCTGGCAAAAGGGGTCCGTGAGGCGCTGGACATCCAGGCAATCTATCGTCTGATGGAGGAA
- the cobD gene encoding threonine-phosphate decarboxylase CobD, giving the protein MQLVHGGDWAGFETEYGRPPLDFSANVSPLGVPEAVQRAVQEAVSVADRYPDPLCRKLRQAIGETAGISPAWVLCGNGAADLIWRLAAAVCPREALIPAPTFAEYEAALNSVHCRVKRHSLLPESNFAIDESFVEAITTQTEMVFLCEPNNPTGRTTPVPILRRILDRCTAVGALLVVDECFMDFLDDPAAHTLLPQLKDHPNLVILKAFTKLYAMAGIRLGYALCSDETLLERMRLAGPPWSVSSLAQEAGCAALGEKKYVQQVRALIRSQRILLRQGLERLGLQVIPGEANYLLFRCTVPLLQPLREQGILLRGCGNYLGLDDNWYRTAVRTEPENCRLLAALEEILA; this is encoded by the coding sequence ATGCAGCTGGTGCATGGCGGCGATTGGGCCGGATTTGAAACGGAATACGGGCGGCCACCGTTGGATTTTTCCGCCAACGTTAGCCCGCTGGGTGTGCCGGAGGCAGTGCAGCGGGCCGTGCAGGAAGCGGTGTCTGTGGCGGATCGATACCCGGACCCGCTGTGCCGAAAACTGCGGCAGGCCATTGGAGAGACGGCAGGTATCTCGCCTGCATGGGTGCTTTGCGGCAACGGGGCTGCGGATCTGATCTGGCGGCTGGCAGCGGCGGTTTGTCCCCGGGAAGCCCTGATCCCGGCGCCGACGTTTGCCGAATATGAGGCAGCGCTGAATAGCGTTCATTGCCGGGTAAAGCGCCACTCTCTCTTGCCGGAAAGCAATTTTGCCATCGATGAAAGCTTTGTGGAAGCAATCACCACGCAAACCGAGATGGTGTTCCTCTGCGAACCCAACAACCCGACCGGCCGCACGACACCCGTGCCGATTCTGCGACGGATTCTGGACCGCTGCACCGCTGTAGGGGCCCTGCTGGTTGTGGATGAATGTTTTATGGACTTTCTGGATGATCCCGCTGCCCATACGCTGTTGCCGCAATTAAAAGACCATCCGAATCTGGTGATTCTGAAGGCGTTTACCAAACTCTACGCCATGGCAGGCATACGGCTGGGTTATGCACTGTGCTCTGACGAAACGCTGCTGGAGCGGATGCGGCTGGCAGGACCGCCCTGGTCTGTAAGCTCACTGGCACAGGAGGCAGGCTGTGCAGCTCTCGGGGAAAAGAAGTATGTACAGCAGGTGCGCGCCCTGATCCGCAGTCAGCGGATCCTTTTGCGGCAGGGGCTTGAGCGTCTGGGCCTGCAGGTGATCCCCGGGGAAGCCAACTATCTTTTGTTCCGGTGCACGGTGCCGCTGCTGCAGCCCTTGCGGGAGCAGGGCATCCTTCTGCGGGGGTGCGGAAATTACCTGGGATTGGACGACAACTGGTACCGGACGGCGGTGCGGACAGAACCGGAAAACTGCCGTCTGCTGGCGGCACTTGAGGAGATACTCGCATGA
- the cbiB gene encoding adenosylcobinamide-phosphate synthase CbiB, with the protein MKICAAIVMGFLLDLWLADPAWMPHPVVIMGKCITGLEKFLRARFPATPEGERAAGRVLAVVLPVGTLLLTAAVCVVANRLHPLLGLAVQTIWCWQALAVKGLAVESRRVYGCLAAEDLPGARKAVARIVGRDTQNLTEEGVTKAAIETVAENFSDGVIAPLVYMLIGGAPLALCYKAINTMDSMVGYKNQRYLHFGRAAARLDDAANFLPSRLAALFWILAAALTGQDGKNAWRIWRRDRRNHASPNSAQTESACAGALGVQLAGPAYYFGEYYDKPTIGDARRAVEPQDILHANRMLFAGAFAALLVGLLLRGSILFFLR; encoded by the coding sequence ATGAAGATCTGTGCAGCCATCGTGATGGGATTCCTTCTGGATCTGTGGCTGGCGGACCCCGCCTGGATGCCCCATCCCGTGGTAATCATGGGAAAGTGCATCACAGGATTGGAAAAATTCCTGCGCGCACGTTTTCCGGCCACACCGGAAGGAGAACGGGCGGCCGGCCGGGTGCTCGCGGTGGTACTGCCGGTTGGAACACTGCTCTTAACGGCGGCAGTCTGCGTGGTGGCAAACCGTCTGCACCCTTTGCTTGGACTGGCGGTACAGACCATCTGGTGCTGGCAGGCACTGGCTGTGAAGGGACTGGCTGTGGAAAGCCGGCGTGTGTACGGCTGCCTCGCCGCGGAAGACCTGCCCGGGGCCCGCAAGGCGGTGGCACGGATTGTAGGCCGGGATACGCAGAACCTTACCGAGGAAGGCGTGACAAAGGCAGCCATAGAGACGGTGGCAGAAAATTTTTCTGACGGCGTGATTGCCCCGCTTGTGTATATGCTCATCGGTGGGGCACCGCTGGCGCTGTGTTACAAAGCAATCAATACGATGGACAGCATGGTGGGGTACAAGAATCAGCGCTATCTGCATTTTGGCAGGGCGGCAGCCCGGCTGGACGATGCGGCCAATTTCCTGCCGTCCCGGCTGGCAGCCCTGTTCTGGATTCTGGCCGCAGCGCTGACCGGGCAGGATGGGAAAAATGCCTGGCGGATCTGGCGGCGGGACCGCCGGAACCATGCCAGCCCCAACAGCGCCCAGACCGAGTCGGCCTGTGCCGGGGCGCTGGGCGTGCAGCTGGCGGGACCTGCCTACTATTTTGGAGAATACTACGACAAGCCCACAATTGGGGATGCCCGGCGTGCGGTGGAGCCGCAGGATATCCTGCACGCCAACCGGATGCTGTTTGCCGGGGCCTTTGCAGCGCTTCTTGTGGGGCTGCTGCTTCGCGGAAGCATTCTGTTTTTCTTGAGGTGA
- a CDS encoding histidine phosphatase family protein yields MIIYLLRHGTTVYNVEKRYQGQRNIPLSEEGKACIRQADFSPEVVYVSPLVRTQQTAAILFPQARQVVVENLKEMNFGSFEGRNYVEMEHDPDYLAWVKANCETTCPDGERKDQFCDRTCAAFAQLVDEAFRQKRNQLVIVAHGGTQMAVMERYAVPHHEYYHWCAPNAGGYKLDASRWPQEHILTVLETVQYTKGANA; encoded by the coding sequence GTGATCATCTATTTGCTGCGCCATGGTACGACCGTGTATAATGTGGAAAAACGCTATCAGGGACAAAGAAATATCCCGCTCTCGGAAGAGGGAAAGGCCTGCATCCGGCAGGCTGATTTTTCGCCGGAGGTGGTGTACGTCTCTCCGCTGGTCCGTACCCAGCAGACGGCGGCCATCCTGTTCCCGCAGGCCCGGCAGGTCGTGGTGGAAAATCTCAAGGAGATGAACTTCGGCAGTTTTGAGGGCCGCAATTATGTGGAGATGGAGCACGACCCGGATTATCTTGCCTGGGTGAAGGCAAACTGCGAGACGACCTGCCCGGATGGAGAACGAAAGGACCAGTTCTGTGACCGCACCTGCGCTGCCTTCGCCCAGTTGGTGGACGAGGCTTTCCGCCAGAAGAGGAACCAACTGGTGATTGTTGCCCATGGCGGCACACAGATGGCGGTGATGGAACGGTACGCGGTACCGCACCATGAATATTACCACTGGTGTGCGCCTAATGCGGGCGGGTATAAACTGGACGCTTCCCGCTGGCCGCAGGAGCATATTCTGACGGTGCTGGAAACGGTTCAGTATACCAAAGGGGCCAACGCATGA
- a CDS encoding bifunctional adenosylcobinamide kinase/adenosylcobinamide-phosphate guanylyltransferase, whose protein sequence is MIFLFGPLYGGKHDFACRLLGCTPEELKSRAADHVENHAAQARDLEALADELAKAEIVIATEVGGGIVPADPQERSAREAAGRLNCLLAERADTVVRVFYGLPLVLKGSLEL, encoded by the coding sequence ATGATTTTTCTGTTCGGGCCGCTGTATGGCGGAAAACATGATTTTGCCTGTCGCCTTCTGGGATGTACCCCGGAAGAACTGAAGAGCCGGGCGGCGGACCATGTGGAGAACCATGCCGCACAGGCCCGGGACCTGGAAGCGCTGGCGGATGAGCTGGCAAAGGCCGAAATTGTAATCGCCACAGAGGTGGGCGGCGGTATTGTCCCGGCGGATCCACAGGAACGCTCCGCCCGGGAAGCAGCCGGCAGGCTCAACTGTCTTCTGGCGGAAAGAGCGGATACTGTGGTCCGGGTCTTTTACGGATTGCCGCTTGTTTTGAAAGGAAGTTTGGAATTGTGA
- a CDS encoding adenosylcobinamide-GDP ribazoletransferase gives MIVAETIAVAFAMFSAIPVPQPVWNEKNMRHAMCAFPLVGLVCAAAYVFWTVLCGAWPVPGWLQAGGYCLIPVFITGGIHLDGYADTCDALASYAEQAKKQEILKDPHCGSFALIRVCSYFVAYFALCASVQMDRQALICLGLGFVLERTLSGWAVASFPIARNTGLVHTFATAADRVTVRRVLAVLAVCLCAGLMAAGGVAGVCMIGAAMLVLWRYKCVAQKQFGGISGDLAGWFLQKAEIWMLAAFVACRIVEAGV, from the coding sequence ATGATCGTGGCGGAAACCATCGCGGTTGCCTTTGCCATGTTCAGCGCAATCCCGGTGCCGCAGCCTGTCTGGAACGAAAAAAACATGCGGCATGCGATGTGTGCGTTTCCGTTGGTAGGTCTGGTCTGCGCAGCGGCGTATGTCTTCTGGACAGTTTTATGCGGCGCCTGGCCGGTCCCGGGCTGGCTGCAGGCGGGCGGATATTGCCTGATTCCCGTGTTCATCACGGGCGGCATTCATCTGGACGGGTATGCGGATACCTGCGACGCGCTGGCCAGTTATGCGGAACAGGCAAAAAAGCAGGAAATTCTCAAAGACCCCCATTGCGGTTCCTTTGCCCTGATTCGGGTGTGCAGCTATTTTGTGGCCTATTTTGCTCTGTGCGCGTCTGTACAGATGGACCGTCAGGCACTGATCTGCCTGGGGCTGGGATTTGTGCTGGAACGGACCCTGTCCGGGTGGGCCGTGGCGTCTTTCCCGATCGCCAGAAATACCGGCCTGGTCCATACCTTTGCCACGGCGGCGGACCGTGTTACGGTGCGCCGGGTCCTGGCGGTGCTGGCAGTATGCCTGTGTGCCGGATTGATGGCAGCCGGCGGCGTGGCCGGGGTCTGTATGATTGGGGCGGCGATGCTGGTGCTGTGGCGATATAAATGCGTGGCCCAGAAACAGTTTGGCGGGATTTCCGGCGACCTGGCCGGGTGGTTCCTTCAAAAAGCAGAAATCTGGATGCTGGCGGCTTTTGTGGCTTGCCGCATTGTGGAGGCAGGCGTATGA
- a CDS encoding bifunctional adenosylcobinamide kinase/adenosylcobinamide-phosphate guanylyltransferase has protein sequence MLILVIGGSGSGKSEYAEQLTVHLAGAMPRYYLATMQVWDEECRARIEKHRRQRAGRGFVTLERPLDLMGIQSAALDKGGTILLEDLGNLAANEFYAPGRTLHQTEEIILAGIRKLYGMCCHLVIVSNEVGTGGSNYAGETEQYLRLLGKLHQELAGQADAVCEVVAGLPSYYKGRNPL, from the coding sequence ATGCTGATCCTGGTGATCGGAGGTTCCGGCAGCGGCAAAAGTGAATACGCGGAGCAGCTGACAGTACATCTGGCAGGCGCTATGCCGCGGTACTACCTGGCAACCATGCAGGTCTGGGATGAGGAATGCCGGGCGCGCATCGAAAAACACCGGCGCCAGCGGGCCGGCCGCGGCTTCGTGACGTTGGAGCGGCCGCTGGATCTTATGGGCATACAGTCGGCCGCTCTTGACAAAGGTGGTACGATTTTGCTGGAGGATCTCGGCAATCTGGCGGCCAACGAATTCTATGCGCCAGGGCGGACACTGCATCAGACAGAAGAAATCATCCTCGCCGGCATCCGCAAACTGTACGGCATGTGCTGTCACCTGGTGATTGTGTCCAATGAAGTGGGCACGGGTGGAAGTAATTACGCAGGGGAAACCGAGCAGTATCTGCGTTTGCTGGGAAAGCTGCATCAGGAACTTGCAGGGCAGGCGGATGCAGTCTGCGAAGTGGTTGCCGGTCTGCCAAGTTATTACAAAGGAAGGAACCCTCTATGA
- the cobT gene encoding nicotinate-nucleotide--dimethylbenzimidazole phosphoribosyltransferase — protein sequence MPQGRKLSALLGSIRPPMEDAAHRARQRWDACAKPLGSLGLLEDMVTDMAALVGTEQLRLTPRAVLVLCADNGVVAQGVSQSGCEVTGIVARELAAGKSNVCRMAALADCRVVPVDMGIRDFSPRSGVLSRRIGNGTADMTFGPAMSYDQAEQAILTGIDLVRQQKEAGMHLLATGEMGIGNTTTATAVSCVLLGVSPQELTGRGAGLSDQGLVRKRQAIEKAIACNRPDAKDPVDILSKVGGFDIAGLCGVFLGGAIYRIPVLIDGAISAAAALCAVRLAPAASAAIFATHQSAEPAGKLLLEALGKRPILTAGMRLGEGTGAVAVMPVLDMAMAIYDGSTFDDYGMQPYAPQGGAGC from the coding sequence ATGCCGCAAGGAAGAAAACTGAGCGCACTGTTAGGATCCATCCGTCCTCCGATGGAAGACGCGGCGCACAGAGCACGGCAGCGCTGGGATGCCTGCGCAAAACCGCTGGGCAGCCTGGGCCTTTTGGAAGATATGGTGACGGATATGGCAGCGCTGGTCGGAACGGAACAGCTCCGGCTCACCCCGCGGGCGGTGCTGGTTCTGTGCGCTGATAACGGTGTGGTAGCCCAGGGCGTTTCCCAGTCCGGCTGCGAAGTGACCGGCATTGTGGCCCGCGAGCTGGCGGCGGGAAAGAGTAATGTCTGCCGTATGGCAGCATTGGCCGACTGCCGGGTAGTACCTGTGGATATGGGAATCCGAGATTTTTCGCCCCGGTCAGGCGTGCTTTCACGCCGGATCGGCAATGGAACGGCAGATATGACTTTCGGCCCTGCCATGTCCTATGACCAGGCGGAGCAGGCCATTCTGACGGGGATTGACCTGGTCAGACAGCAAAAGGAAGCCGGTATGCATCTGCTTGCAACAGGTGAAATGGGCATCGGCAACACCACCACCGCAACTGCAGTAAGCTGTGTCCTGCTGGGAGTGAGCCCGCAGGAGCTGACTGGCCGCGGTGCCGGCTTGTCGGATCAGGGGCTTGTGCGCAAGCGGCAGGCGATCGAAAAAGCCATTGCCTGCAACCGGCCCGACGCCAAAGACCCGGTGGACATCCTTTCCAAGGTGGGGGGATTTGATATCGCAGGGCTGTGCGGTGTGTTTCTGGGCGGGGCAATTTACCGGATTCCCGTTCTGATCGACGGTGCCATCAGCGCGGCTGCGGCACTGTGCGCGGTACGGCTGGCGCCCGCGGCGTCCGCAGCCATTTTTGCAACGCACCAGAGTGCCGAACCGGCCGGCAAGTTGCTGCTGGAGGCTTTGGGCAAGCGCCCGATCCTTACGGCCGGCATGCGGCTGGGGGAGGGAACCGGTGCTGTGGCCGTCATGCCTGTGCTGGATATGGCGATGGCCATCTACGACGGCAGTACATTTGATGATTACGGTATGCAGCCGTATGCGCCACAGGGAGGTGCCGGATGCTGA
- a CDS encoding cobyrinate a,c-diamide synthase, with protein MIECMVAAPQSGGGKTVMTCALLAALKQRGHTVCAFKCGPDYIDPMFHRAVLGIQSHNLDLFLSDETTVQHLYGRYTQGCDAAVCEGVMGLYDGVGGTTTRASAWHLADVLDLPVLLVLRPKGASLTLAATVRGLNEFRTHSHLVGILLNDCKPMLYQMLAPMLERETGLPVLGYLPPMEEAQLESRHLGLYTAGEIEDLQERIHALAQQACKTLDLPRLEELCARPRRTEEPTPPMTSAVPIAVAQDEAFCFCYAETLDALRQAGAKPVFFSPLRDTDLPSGCAGLYLPGGYPELHAARLSQNQAMRTAVQKAVCGRMPTVAECGGFLYLGQALEDEQGTLWPMAGVLPGQGHRTERLVRFGYAELTAKGDSLLFRAGESAPVHEFHYWDSTQNGTDFTIRKPLGSRQWQEGFASPTLFASFAHLYMAGTPRLARRFVEAAGAYEKERGVCRKEEN; from the coding sequence ATGATTGAATGTATGGTGGCCGCCCCGCAGTCGGGAGGCGGCAAAACAGTGATGACCTGTGCGCTGCTGGCGGCACTGAAACAACGGGGGCATACTGTCTGCGCGTTCAAGTGCGGGCCGGATTATATTGATCCGATGTTTCACCGTGCCGTGCTGGGCATCCAAAGTCACAATCTCGATCTTTTCCTCTCTGACGAGACAACGGTTCAGCACCTTTACGGGCGCTACACGCAAGGCTGCGATGCCGCGGTCTGCGAAGGGGTCATGGGATTGTACGACGGAGTGGGCGGCACCACGACCCGCGCCAGCGCCTGGCATCTTGCGGATGTGCTGGATCTGCCTGTGCTGTTGGTACTTCGTCCCAAAGGGGCCAGCCTGACGCTGGCAGCGACGGTGCGTGGATTGAATGAATTCCGTACCCACAGTCATTTGGTGGGAATCCTGCTCAACGACTGCAAGCCGATGCTTTACCAGATGCTGGCGCCCATGCTGGAGCGGGAAACGGGGTTGCCGGTGCTGGGATATCTGCCGCCCATGGAAGAAGCGCAGCTGGAAAGCAGACATCTGGGCCTTTATACGGCGGGAGAAATCGAGGATCTTCAGGAAAGAATCCACGCCCTGGCGCAGCAGGCCTGCAAGACATTGGACCTGCCTCGGCTTGAAGAACTGTGTGCGCGGCCCCGTCGGACAGAAGAACCAACCCCCCCGATGACCTCCGCGGTACCCATTGCAGTGGCGCAGGACGAGGCATTTTGTTTCTGTTATGCGGAAACGCTGGATGCCTTGAGGCAAGCGGGAGCCAAGCCGGTCTTTTTCAGTCCTTTGCGGGACACAGACTTGCCGTCCGGCTGTGCGGGGCTGTATCTTCCGGGCGGATATCCGGAATTGCATGCAGCCAGGCTCAGTCAGAACCAGGCTATGCGTACTGCGGTACAAAAGGCGGTGTGCGGTAGGATGCCGACGGTGGCGGAGTGCGGCGGTTTTCTGTACCTGGGACAGGCCCTGGAAGATGAGCAGGGCACTCTGTGGCCTATGGCAGGGGTTCTGCCGGGACAGGGACACCGCACAGAGCGGCTGGTGCGGTTCGGATACGCGGAACTCACCGCCAAGGGGGACAGTCTGTTGTTCCGTGCGGGAGAAAGCGCGCCGGTACATGAGTTTCACTACTGGGACAGCACACAAAACGGAACGGATTTCACAATCCGGAAACCACTGGGCAGCCGTCAATGGCAGGAAGGATTTGCTTCCCCGACCCTGTTTGCGTCGTTTGCCCATCTGTATATGGCAGGAACACCCCGGTTGGCACGGCGTTTCGTGGAAGCAGCCGGTGCGTATGAGAAGGAGCGTGGCGTATGCCGCAAGGAAGAAAACTGA
- the cbiT gene encoding precorrin-6Y C5,15-methyltransferase (decarboxylating) subunit CbiT, whose amino-acid sequence MRVSLLALGGGTQATWTEQCKQSLLRAQCIVGAARLLENLPDGCTQRRVAATKPQKILEALQGAECDEAAVVYSGDTGFYSGCRNLVPLLQAQDIPYVVCPGISSVQLMAAALHRPWQDWLLVSAHGVQCDAVAAVMQGKPAFFLTGGSLGVPELCSQLTDAGLGDLPVTVGENLSYPDQRIVEGTAAQMQRETFAPLCVLLAEAAPQPPRRMPGWPDAWFIRGKVPMTKRQVRAAILAALNPGPEEVFWDVGAGTGSVSVELAAASQGGTVYAVECEESALELIRQNREKFHVWNVRAIPGRAPRALEDLPAPDAVFVGGSKGKMEEILRLALKKNPAVRLCVSCIALETLETVLAFCREQGLTPMVTQLAVSEAQPVGRLHLMMAQNPIFLATVQCDD is encoded by the coding sequence ATGCGGGTGAGTTTACTGGCACTGGGTGGCGGTACGCAGGCTACCTGGACGGAGCAATGCAAGCAAAGCCTTTTGCGGGCACAGTGCATTGTGGGTGCGGCCCGGCTGCTGGAAAATCTCCCGGACGGCTGCACACAGCGCCGCGTGGCGGCAACCAAACCGCAGAAAATTCTGGAAGCGCTGCAGGGGGCGGAATGTGATGAAGCCGCTGTCGTCTACAGCGGGGACACGGGATTTTATTCGGGCTGCCGGAATCTTGTTCCGCTGCTGCAAGCACAGGATATTCCGTATGTTGTCTGTCCGGGAATTTCCAGTGTACAACTGATGGCTGCTGCACTGCATCGCCCCTGGCAGGACTGGCTGCTCGTCTCGGCCCATGGCGTACAGTGTGATGCAGTGGCGGCGGTCATGCAGGGAAAACCAGCCTTTTTCCTCACGGGAGGCAGCCTGGGGGTCCCGGAACTCTGCTCACAGCTGACGGATGCCGGGCTGGGCGATCTGCCGGTAACGGTGGGGGAAAATCTGAGCTATCCTGACCAGCGTATTGTGGAAGGAACGGCGGCCCAGATGCAAAGGGAAACCTTCGCGCCGCTGTGTGTGCTGCTGGCCGAAGCGGCACCGCAGCCGCCGCGCCGGATGCCGGGATGGCCGGATGCCTGGTTTATACGCGGTAAAGTCCCTATGACGAAGCGTCAGGTGCGTGCGGCGATTCTGGCTGCGCTGAATCCCGGGCCGGAGGAGGTTTTCTGGGACGTGGGCGCCGGGACGGGCAGTGTCAGCGTGGAGCTGGCGGCTGCATCGCAGGGTGGGACCGTATATGCAGTGGAGTGCGAAGAATCGGCGCTGGAATTGATCCGGCAGAACCGGGAAAAGTTCCATGTCTGGAATGTACGGGCGATACCCGGCCGTGCGCCCCGGGCGCTGGAAGATCTGCCGGCGCCGGATGCGGTTTTTGTGGGGGGCAGCAAAGGCAAAATGGAAGAAATTCTACGCCTTGCGCTGAAAAAAAATCCCGCCGTTCGGTTATGTGTGAGCTGCATTGCCCTGGAAACGCTGGAAACAGTCCTGGCATTTTGCCGTGAGCAGGGCCTGACGCCGATGGTGACGCAGCTTGCAGTCAGTGAAGCGCAGCCGGTGGGCAGGCTGCACCTTATGATGGCCCAGAATCCCATTTTCCTTGCGACGGTACAGTGCGATGATTGA
- the cobK gene encoding precorrin-6A reductase: MKIVIFSGTTEGRRLSRALVSLGVPVWVCVATEYGRVDQGEVPGVTVLTGRRDCEGIAELLGPDTLCIDATHPYAEQVTRNIRQAAQRTGAVYKRLLRPASTLPENCLVAEDTPAAVSLLQKTAGPVLLTTGAKEVAAFAALGPERLYARVLPVESSLSVCRKAGIQASHIIAMQGPFGKELNIALMHQFAIRWLVTKDGGNPGGFAEKLEAAQVCGVRSIVIRRPADQGESYEAILDFCKEWITPCG; the protein is encoded by the coding sequence ATGAAAATCGTCATTTTTTCTGGCACGACGGAGGGCAGAAGACTCTCCCGGGCCCTGGTATCTCTGGGCGTCCCGGTATGGGTCTGCGTGGCCACCGAGTATGGCAGAGTGGACCAGGGGGAAGTGCCCGGCGTCACGGTGCTGACCGGACGCCGGGATTGTGAAGGTATCGCAGAGCTGCTGGGCCCCGATACTTTGTGCATTGACGCAACCCATCCGTATGCCGAGCAGGTGACCCGCAATATCAGGCAGGCGGCACAGCGCACAGGGGCCGTCTATAAGCGGTTGCTGCGGCCTGCCAGTACGCTGCCGGAAAACTGTCTTGTGGCGGAGGATACCCCGGCGGCGGTGTCGCTGTTGCAGAAAACGGCAGGCCCTGTATTGCTCACCACCGGCGCCAAGGAAGTGGCAGCTTTTGCGGCGTTGGGGCCCGAACGGCTGTATGCGCGGGTGCTGCCGGTGGAGTCCAGCCTGTCTGTCTGCCGGAAGGCCGGAATCCAGGCTTCCCATATCATTGCCATGCAGGGCCCCTTTGGAAAAGAACTCAATATCGCTCTGATGCACCAGTTCGCCATCCGTTGGCTTGTGACCAAGGATGGTGGGAATCCGGGCGGTTTTGCGGAAAAACTGGAAGCGGCCCAGGTTTGCGGCGTCAGAAGCATTGTCATCCGGCGCCCTGCCGATCAGGGCGAATCCTACGAAGCGATTCTTGATTTTTGCAAGGAGTGGATCACACCATGCGGGTGA